The following are encoded in a window of Pseudalgibacter alginicilyticus genomic DNA:
- a CDS encoding hybrid sensor histidine kinase/response regulator transcription factor, with product MSIKIYIIFFCCLITNISFGQFNNLKFDNLSTVDGLSSSTVSEIFQDKEGFLWFGTIDGLNKYNGYEFEIFRSVLHDPQSISNNRISSIEEDSKGNLWIGTNNGLNFFDKKTNKFSRINLYKQLSLSNSPQKIINDLLYDDLNNELWVATNNGAIKILLDDDINSKKIKFSYYINDQLNLKSLDNNNVNVILKDENNAIWLGTGGRYLNLYNDDKDSFERILIKNKKPFELNHIPKRVFIDSDGDFWIGNDLSNLILWNREENSFKHVSLVDKSVPIFDFFQSDDGVFWVPTEGHGLYLLKKSAAGLKVEKHIVNKLSDLFSLPNNKPSKVFQDRSGIYWIGSYDKGVSILDPTKQIFGHYYYQPDNPNGMSEKTVQSVLQDSKERIWISAYDGGLNLFNEKTHTFMHYSNDSENPNSISSNKILYTFEDHQGYIWVCTLDGGLNRFNPETKQVKRFFHKSTDSLSIGQNSVWTGVEDSKNRLWFGLRTEGISLYNPKTNHFHNYKNSYGKENSLVSNIVLCLFVDSKNRLFVGTSLGLNVVDLNKIEEFIPAKLDFIEVKENGIEGIGINYITEDHSGNIWVGTDSGVFELDSDLSLIQSYTSQNGLPNSLVVGIVEDDNYNFWITTKGGLSLLDPTTKQIKNFNTHDGLQGPEFQSKSIAKTKNGRILIGGINGFNIFQPNEINIPESVKLTPQITNFKLNNKAIVPGDTINGRVLLNKAISRTQDLTLKYNENYISFEFVALYFENSEQVQYAYKLEGLDSDFIDNGHNRVVNHSNLEPGNYTFEVKASIDEKWEEAQATVINIEILPPIWRTWWAYLFYILIGALFFWVIIYYYTLKVKESQEHELDQMKLQFFVNVSHEFRTPLTLILNPVDKILSSFNNDPEVIRNSALSIQRSARRLLHLVNQLLDYRKMDVGMSPLQLEKGNIVKFSEAIFSLFIVLAEKKGINYKFLSSSKNITTLFDFDKVEKIITNLISNAIKFTDSDGEIIVSVNEVKKNKIISKNLFFKSEKSGDYVEIIVEDTGVGLDKEQMKSVFSRFYNMDITKTGTGIGLNFTKGLVELHGGEIFVESQHLKGSKFVVRLPLDIKGSPEKVENVKNEFLINSMKAVEYDMLISDDTPVIKSQNKKEDVDGAKKLPTVLIVEDNKELRIHLTNDLKDYYNVKEAVNGEDGLKMVSKYFPDIVVSDVMMPKMDGFEMCRSIKKELDTCHIPVILLTARTLEEDRVEGYENGADGYLSKPFVTSVLKARINNLLESKNRLRQKFSEIGGVFPSTEVTSNNLDEAFLDKATKIVVDNISDVDFKQEHLLKEMHLGRSQFYRKINSLTGNNPSHFIRTIRLRYASELLLKNDLSIKEITHMTGFNSTAYFSKTFKELFNVTPSQFIEQNEKSQNKKTKK from the coding sequence ATGAGTATAAAAATTTATATAATATTTTTTTGCTGTCTAATAACTAATATAAGTTTTGGACAATTTAATAATCTGAAGTTTGATAACTTAAGTACTGTTGATGGCCTTTCAAGTAGTACGGTTAGTGAAATATTTCAAGATAAGGAAGGCTTTTTGTGGTTTGGAACCATTGATGGGCTTAATAAATATAATGGATATGAATTTGAGATATTTAGATCGGTATTGCATGATCCCCAATCTATAAGTAATAATAGAATTAGTAGTATTGAGGAGGATAGTAAAGGGAATTTATGGATTGGAACCAATAATGGGCTGAATTTTTTTGATAAAAAAACCAATAAGTTTTCACGTATAAACCTTTATAAACAGTTATCATTATCAAACAGTCCACAAAAAATCATTAACGATTTATTGTATGATGATTTGAATAATGAGTTATGGGTAGCAACCAATAATGGTGCAATAAAAATACTGTTGGATGATGATATAAATTCTAAAAAAATTAAGTTTTCCTATTATATAAATGACCAATTAAATTTAAAATCATTAGATAATAATAATGTAAATGTTATTTTAAAAGATGAGAATAATGCGATTTGGCTGGGTACAGGTGGAAGATACCTAAATCTTTATAACGATGATAAAGATAGCTTTGAGCGTATTTTAATTAAAAACAAAAAGCCCTTTGAACTTAATCATATTCCTAAGCGAGTATTTATTGATTCGGATGGTGATTTTTGGATAGGGAATGATCTTTCTAATTTAATTCTGTGGAACAGGGAAGAAAATAGTTTTAAACATGTATCATTAGTAGATAAAAGTGTTCCGATTTTTGACTTTTTTCAAAGTGATGATGGTGTTTTTTGGGTGCCAACAGAAGGTCATGGGTTGTATTTGTTAAAAAAGAGTGCGGCAGGATTAAAAGTAGAAAAACATATAGTAAACAAGCTTTCAGATTTATTTTCTCTACCTAATAATAAACCATCCAAAGTATTTCAAGATAGGAGTGGTATTTATTGGATTGGTAGTTATGACAAGGGAGTTAGTATCTTGGATCCCACCAAACAAATATTTGGGCATTATTATTATCAGCCAGATAACCCAAATGGTATGAGCGAAAAAACGGTGCAATCTGTTTTACAAGATTCTAAAGAACGTATTTGGATTAGCGCTTATGATGGAGGTCTTAATCTTTTTAATGAGAAGACCCATACTTTTATGCATTACAGTAATGATTCTGAAAACCCTAATTCTATAAGTTCTAATAAAATACTATATACATTTGAAGATCATCAAGGATATATTTGGGTGTGTACTTTAGATGGGGGATTAAATAGATTTAATCCAGAAACAAAGCAAGTTAAAAGGTTTTTTCATAAATCAACAGATTCACTTTCTATAGGGCAAAATTCAGTATGGACTGGAGTTGAAGATTCTAAAAATAGACTTTGGTTTGGATTAAGAACAGAAGGCATAAGCTTGTACAACCCTAAAACAAATCATTTTCACAATTATAAAAATAGCTATGGCAAAGAAAATAGTTTAGTAAGCAATATTGTGTTGTGTCTATTTGTAGATTCTAAGAATCGTTTGTTTGTAGGTACCTCTTTAGGGTTGAATGTTGTTGATTTAAATAAAATAGAGGAGTTTATTCCAGCAAAGTTAGATTTTATTGAAGTAAAAGAAAACGGTATAGAAGGTATTGGTATAAATTATATTACCGAAGATCATAGTGGAAATATATGGGTGGGTACAGATAGTGGTGTTTTTGAGTTAGATTCTGATTTAAGTTTAATACAGTCCTATACGTCTCAAAATGGACTTCCAAATAGTCTTGTGGTTGGTATTGTGGAGGATGATAATTATAATTTTTGGATTACTACCAAGGGCGGATTATCTTTATTAGATCCTACAACTAAACAAATAAAAAATTTTAATACTCATGATGGGTTACAAGGGCCAGAGTTTCAGAGTAAATCTATAGCAAAAACAAAAAATGGTCGAATTCTCATTGGAGGGATAAATGGGTTTAATATTTTTCAGCCTAATGAAATTAATATTCCAGAATCTGTAAAGCTCACACCTCAGATAACTAACTTTAAGTTAAATAATAAAGCGATTGTTCCTGGTGATACTATAAATGGTAGAGTTCTATTAAATAAAGCTATTTCAAGAACTCAAGATTTGACATTGAAGTATAATGAAAATTATATTTCTTTTGAATTTGTAGCCTTGTATTTTGAAAACTCTGAACAGGTTCAGTATGCCTATAAATTGGAAGGACTCGATAGTGATTTTATTGATAATGGGCATAATAGAGTTGTTAATCATTCAAATTTAGAACCAGGGAATTACACTTTTGAAGTAAAAGCCTCTATTGATGAGAAGTGGGAAGAAGCTCAAGCAACAGTAATTAATATTGAAATATTACCACCTATATGGAGAACGTGGTGGGCCTATCTTTTTTATATTCTGATTGGTGCTTTGTTCTTTTGGGTAATTATTTACTATTATACTTTAAAAGTTAAGGAATCTCAAGAACACGAGTTAGATCAAATGAAACTTCAGTTTTTTGTAAATGTCTCTCATGAATTTAGAACTCCACTTACGCTTATATTAAACCCAGTAGATAAAATACTTTCTAGTTTTAATAATGATCCAGAAGTTATTAGAAATTCAGCATTATCTATTCAACGAAGTGCAAGAAGACTTTTGCACTTAGTAAATCAATTATTAGATTATAGAAAAATGGATGTGGGTATGTCTCCATTACAGTTGGAAAAGGGAAATATTGTTAAGTTTAGTGAAGCTATATTTTCGTTATTTATTGTATTGGCAGAAAAAAAAGGAATTAATTATAAATTTTTATCAAGTTCTAAAAATATAACGACCCTTTTTGATTTTGATAAAGTTGAAAAAATTATAACAAACCTAATATCAAATGCTATAAAGTTTACAGATAGTGATGGAGAAATAATAGTATCTGTCAATGAAGTTAAAAAGAATAAAATTATATCTAAAAATCTGTTTTTTAAGAGTGAAAAATCAGGCGATTATGTTGAAATAATTGTTGAAGATACTGGTGTAGGCTTGGATAAAGAACAAATGAAAAGTGTTTTTTCAAGATTCTATAATATGGATATAACCAAAACAGGCACTGGTATAGGTCTTAATTTTACTAAAGGTTTAGTGGAACTTCATGGGGGTGAAATTTTTGTAGAAAGCCAGCACTTAAAAGGTAGTAAGTTTGTTGTAAGATTGCCGTTAGATATAAAAGGATCACCTGAAAAAGTAGAGAATGTTAAGAATGAGTTTTTAATAAATTCCATGAAAGCTGTGGAATATGATATGCTAATATCAGATGATACGCCAGTTATTAAAAGTCAAAATAAAAAAGAAGATGTTGATGGTGCTAAAAAATTGCCAACTGTATTAATCGTTGAAGATAATAAAGAATTAAGAATACATCTTACTAATGATTTAAAAGATTATTACAATGTTAAGGAAGCCGTAAATGGAGAAGATGGGTTGAAAATGGTTTCTAAGTATTTTCCCGATATTGTTGTCAGTGATGTCATGATGCCGAAAATGGATGGTTTTGAAATGTGTCGTTCTATAAAAAAAGAATTAGATACCTGCCATATTCCAGTAATACTACTTACAGCAAGAACTTTGGAAGAAGATAGGGTAGAAGGCTATGAAAATGGTGCAGATGGATACTTGTCTAAGCCATTTGTAACAAGTGTTTTAAAGGCTAGAATTAATAATTTGTTGGAATCTAAAAACAGATTGAGACAAAAATTTTCTGAAATTGGAGGGGTGTTTCCATCCACTGAAGTTACGTCTAATAATTTAGATGAGGCTTTTTTAGATAAAGCTACTAAAATAGTTGTGGACAATATTAGTGATGTTGATTTTAAACAAGAACATTTGTTAAAAGAAATGCACTTAGGAAGGTCTCAATTTTACAGAAAAATAAATTCTCTTACAGGAAACAATCCAAGTCATTTTATACGCACCATTCGTTTGCGATATGCTTCAGAGTTGTTGTTGAAAAATGATTTGTCTATAAAAGAAATAACTCACATGACTGGATTTAATTCTACAGCTTATTTTAGTAAAACGTTTAAGGAGTTGTTTAATGTTACACCAAGTCAATTTATTGAGCAAAATGAGAAGTCTCAAAATAAAAAAACTAAAAAATAG